ATTTGCATCcatgagaagagagagagaaaagaaaaggggGGGCTCACGCACGTTCACTACCGCCTAGCTGATTGATAGCATCAACAAATGCTTCATGGAGTTCAGGCGTCCAACGCATTCGTTGCTTAGATGTCATTGAACTAGCTTGTGGGCTTTTGGCACTCGAAGGATCCACCTGATGCTGAGTACTGACTACTATCTCTTGCCTAGCTATATCACAAGAAGGTGTTGGTATCTGCAACACATCATGAGAGCTTCTCTTAATAAGAATCTTGAGGCCAATAAATAGATATAGAGAGATTTAGCTGCATAAAACAAACCTTTGAATCTTGGTTGAGGACATTAGGATCACCTAGAAGCTCCGACCAGTTAGGTCCCAGACCATCACCGACAGAGATCATCTGATTGGCCCAGTCTGGCCATTCGCTTTTCGCTCTGCTGCTCTCTGCTTGTGGAGGAAAGTCAAAGAACCCTTGAAGCTGGTCTTCAGGCCAGCTCACATCTCTCTGCTCTTGAGGTTGATTAGTCACCGGCAAGGGTTGTGTTTCCACGGATTGTCTGGTCTGCGAGGAGCTTCTTTCATGTGATGAAACGTAAGTGCCATTGCAGAAGCCAGAAGAAGTGCCACCAGAGACCAGAGGAAACACTTGGCAGGGTACAGGGTTGTTCATCGGTTCCTGTCCTGATGATGAAACCCACAAAGAGTTAGGGGACTTATGGTGATTGTATCTCTCATCTAGAGTTGCGGGAAGAAGAGGGAAAAAGGAAGACATGGCTGTTGGTGGAAAACCGAAATCACCAGTAAGTGTCATAGAGGGAAGATTAGCTACAAATATTAACAGAGAAGTGTATTGGCTTTAGCAAATGAAATGAGACTCACTATCAGTAACTtatatacacagaaatgaatcTAAAGAACATAAACTGTTGAATAAAATTCCCTTGCCATAATTGAAATCCTTTAGTCTTTTCTtcctttcaaaaaaaaaaacattctcaaAGAATATTCTTCACTTTTGGTTTTGCCTTGGATcataaagaaaaatctaaagCTTTTAACAAATATTAACACAAGAGGAAAGATTAAAAGGGAACAGGAAGAAAATGCTAATATTCTTACCCAAAACAAAACTTGTTTCAGCCAGGAAGCTATCATGGAAATGACAGAtgcatcaaaatcaaaatagtgGACCACAAAATAAGATATTGGAATCAAATGCAAGCAACTGGGAAACGTCCCATTtgggaaaagaaagaaaggaaaaaggcAAAATGGCTTTTGGTAAACCACAGAGACAATCAAAGGATTAGAGTCACTATGAACACATTTTATCATTCAATCAATTAACCCCTTATCAAAATTGACACGTCAAGAAATTAGAATCTTACAGAGAACTAAATCTAAAATGAAATAGCTTTGACCAGTGAATAGAAACGATTCTTGGATCATAACAAAGTCACAATCATAAGATTGAACTTTCTTATCGtccatgaaaaaaaatcatatataccttttgctttaaaattttcaagagaaaaaaaataaacagaacATAGAGCCAACCAATTGAAGAGAAACAGCACTTTAAGctgaatcaaaatcttgagatTATACTTTCTTATCctccatgaaaaaaaaaaatcagaccttttgcttgaaaattttgaaaaaacagAACATTAGTGAACCAATACCACATCAACAAGAGACAATAAACGAACAGAATCAGCAAATTTAATGACTTTAAGctgagctaaaaaaaaaaatcaataacagATCAAACGGACAATTAGTTAGTGTTCATTTCTCTTCCCTCCACAAAtcataaagaacaaaaaaaaacaatcagctAACTCTCTGAAGAGATACATAAACATAACTCACCGATTGTCTAAGAATGCCGACAGTGAGTTAATGGATTATAGAATCTCCtcacacccaaaaaaaaaaggaaagaaaaagacAGAATCTTCTTACTCGACCAAGCAACACAGAATCCAATACCAAAAGAGCTTTTAATCCTTGAATGATTGAactaaaccaaattttttttgtccttttaagtatttatcttctcccaaacaaaacaaaactatttTTCTCTTCCTGAATTATTTGAGAAGACTATAAAAGGAGATTCATTATGTAGAGCAGAGTCAATAAACGAAAGGCCGTGTTATATAAAATGAAGCGTATGTGGGGTCCATCTGATGTTTGCTTCTATTTTGATTGGTCGAGTGTTGCTCGGTGCTTATAACGTCAAGGCACTACCCAATATTCATTTTTAGACATTTTCATAATGTTTGACCTAACCTAGTAGCAGTTTTTAATTTGCTTGATTCTAATTGATTTTCTATTGACATcagaaaaaaaactatctatATTATCCATCGAAAGTGATagaagaaaattattttgttggaCCAATACCCAATCCTGTTAGTACACGAGACTAAAGACTAAAGCATATTGTTAATGTTCATTTCACAGGTTCAACTAAAGAAAATAATACACAtaagtaataataatttattattccGCATCGCATTGGGCTTATTGGGCTGGTCAGCCACATTTCATCTCGAGCATTACAATTTACAAGTTTATTTTGGGCCGAAAACTAGACCTGTAGAGAATCAAAGCGCGAACTAAACCAGAGGAAGAACTTATATTCAGattaaccgaaccaaaccagaGGAAGAACCGGTCCACACATCTCTTGTTTGATTTGACACAGAAATTAAAATCTCACTGGCAAAATTAAATGTCGAACAAAAccataatataagtaaataactaGAACCAAGATTAAGGCAAAACGCAAGTCtaagacaaaaacaaaacatccTCAACAGAGGTTTGAATAAAACGTTCAACAAAcacgaaagagagagagatattctTAAACGATGGCGTTAGCAGCACTAGCGATCCTTGGCCACAGGTCGGCACACTCCTTCCCGATTGGTCCAGTGATAGCAGATCCTATACACATTACACACAAACAGATGCATAGATATTCATCAGCTACCACGATTAGCTCCAAATCAAAATAAACACGATGTTCTTACCTTTCATTTCACCCTTGGGATTGACAATGACACCAGCATTGTCTGCAATCAACGGACCAACTTTGATTAGACATTCAGCAGTAATAGATGAAGACATGATATAGAAATGATTTTACCCTCGAAGTACATGAAGACACCGTCCTTTCGGCGCCAAGGCTTCCTCTGCCTAACGATGACAGCTGGCAGCACCTTCTTACGTAGATCCGGTTTACCCTTCTTCACGGTAGCCATGACCATGTCGCCAACACATGCGGACGGCAGACGGTTGAGACGACCCTTGATACCTTTGACGGAGATGATGTAGAGATTCTTGGCTCCGGTGTTGTCAGCACAGTTCACGGTGGCTGCCACTGGAAGACCCAGTGACATCCTGAACTTGTTTCCAGAGGTTCCTCCTCTTCCTATCAAACAACAAACATTCGAAACAAAACATCACAGATGAGTTACACTATAAACTAACATCTTAACATATGATTCATGACAGTTATATGTGTAATACTTGAAACTAATCACAAGAAACGCAGATTCAGCTTTATAAACGACGATCAAACATGATTCTCACAAATGTATAGACTTAAAGGTGATAAACACTAGATCTTCAATACGTGAGCATAAGGCAGCACAAGCGAACATATGAACAACATATCTTGACAAAAGGAAGAGATTGTTACCTCGCTTCGACATGGTTGCAGGCTCTCACGTTGGGAAGAGTTCGACGGCAGTGAGGAGACACGGTATATAACTTGTTATGCTAGGGCTTACTACAACTAATGTGTGCTgacctggatttgatactataTGGGCCGAAAATACTTACCCATAAGCCCAATGATGCAATACAAATTATAATCTTTAATGGGCCGGAGGAGCTTACCAATACAGATTATACCCCTTTTTCTCAATTATCTTCAGTCTAGTCTCGAGTCAGATGGCATGTTTGAAAGTTGATTCTAACAATGCATCATTGTAATATTAACCAATATATGCTTTACACTTTAGAACCTTAAAAGGAACCATAACCAATTTATTTCTTATAAGAAGACCTTAATGTTAATATATTTGACATTAATGCATTCTCTAGAACAAACCATTAACAATGAGTTTCTTTGGTTACCCAACATAAACTTTTATTCGTGTCTAAACAATCTTTTGTCAGCTAACTGAGAAGAATCTGCTCAGTTCAGATAATTCTACCTAAAGAAAGGGGATTATTCTAAGTGAAGAGCTGTGGCGAACATAAGACTTCTCTCTTGAACTTAAGCAAGCAGCTCAGTATGGATCAAAGTGTACGTGGGTTATTATGTGTTACTCTGATGTTCAGCCTCATTTTCGTTTTAATGCCATCGCTTTGGAACCTGCGTTACAAGATTTTGCAGGTATTAGTAAACACCCAACGACTAAACGAATCATTCACAAATCATAATGGGATCAAAAGCTTTAGAGAGGACAAACTATGACAACT
This region of Brassica napus cultivar Da-Ae chromosome C5, Da-Ae, whole genome shotgun sequence genomic DNA includes:
- the LOC125574933 gene encoding myb family transcription factor PHL13-like isoform X2, with translation MNNPVPCQVFPLVSGGTSSGFCNGTYVSSHERSSSQTRQSVETQPLPVTNQPQEQRDVSWPEDQLQGFFDFPPQAESSRAKSEWPDWANQMISVGDGLGPNWSELLGDPNVLNQDSKIPTPSCDIARQEIVVSTQHQVDPSSAKSPQASSMTSKQRMRWTPELHEAFVDAINQLGGSERATPKAVLKLINSPGLTIYHVKSHLQKYRTARYKPEISVDTEKPPLKTLKTIEDIKSLDLKTSIEITEALRLQMEVQKKLHEQLEVQRTLQLQIEEQGRYLQMMIEKQQQKMQEKKIGSSSGSSLMPEADTSSAPSPDLSQVSITERLQSDSGTLDQSGYPSLATKKRVRED
- the LOC125574933 gene encoding myb family transcription factor PHL13-like isoform X1, with amino-acid sequence MTLTGDFGFPPTAMSSFFPLLPATLDERYNHHKSPNSLWVSSSGQEPMNNPVPCQVFPLVSGGTSSGFCNGTYVSSHERSSSQTRQSVETQPLPVTNQPQEQRDVSWPEDQLQGFFDFPPQAESSRAKSEWPDWANQMISVGDGLGPNWSELLGDPNVLNQDSKIPTPSCDIARQEIVVSTQHQVDPSSAKSPQASSMTSKQRMRWTPELHEAFVDAINQLGGSERATPKAVLKLINSPGLTIYHVKSHLQKYRTARYKPEISVDTEKPPLKTLKTIEDIKSLDLKTSIEITEALRLQMEVQKKLHEQLEVQRTLQLQIEEQGRYLQMMIEKQQQKMQEKKIGSSSGSSLMPEADTSSAPSPDLSQVSITERLQSDSGTLDQSGYPSLATKKRVRED
- the LOC106429723 gene encoding 60S ribosomal protein L23 is translated as MSKRGRGGTSGNKFRMSLGLPVAATVNCADNTGAKNLYIISVKGIKGRLNRLPSACVGDMVMATVKKGKPDLRKKVLPAVIVRQRKPWRRKDGVFMYFEDNAGVIVNPKGEMKGSAITGPIGKECADLWPRIASAANAIV